Proteins from a genomic interval of Thermodesulfobacteriota bacterium:
- a CDS encoding M14 family metallopeptidase, whose product MTGKEKSLESILTRFSLLPTGSKGSKDPVSQKMNAFLEHFNDFLRVPFPPRASGKKIVRNYVFDDGEEEVLRRLKRGLGERDLRDEPIAIQIMIAKPERERRKLAQLITHRLVNLGADRKRIDVKVLNAYKPGLSWMKEVVLKELEKRGADRVEIAFKPFLKRGLEESLRWLQEVYPIDEIFAKKLKIPKERVGFKKESRIKEAYRVVGWQGAQKVLEAQFSPKWRTIDYLPAFPRMGKVHPCTGWINVRVGGEEVVNREVRTGIDRIWEIYQKKVLPRVEKEAYRIIVKNHLPPSSPVFHELRFDIFYRYPSEPLGIDEERISPLEALHEDLYFVTLDFFSNYSQNTFQTNYAPGRILPVIHPNPPHSKARLRFTLTHRPEEREDWNRKGKISIRGLSFFKRDLCLYLSVAAERLRDQKGLMEKVRSFRTLHHSPFRIERISKGKGRRKDLELLVKASGLWSRKPLGPSTKTQRIDIPMERPIGYRDGLALIQSLEGLPGVEIVREGTSSAGLPIYSIEHSFPSPTPFISHAKRALFKPTFFINCRHHANEVSSTNAGLKLSYLLATRPRFQKLLKKANVVLNPMENVDGVALLEEMLNLTPKDKLHAGRYNLVGLEYYDQYFNPDTPFGEARVKADIWKRWLPDICADNHGFPSHEWEQPFSGYAPFRFREWWIPRAFFFFYLPFLEKREGSTARNRSERFGKWIWTFLEKDKKVLWRNQRLFDRYWKYRGQWMIPHGKERKPETLPLQRRFRGINFAYRYPHLTTLDFITEVADEVAWGSWLKDAVTVTLKTHLAVLRLLNSIPILVKKEYFREGATIHVFWRRRRPLTF is encoded by the coding sequence ATGACGGGGAAGGAAAAAAGCCTCGAAAGCATCCTGACCCGTTTCAGTCTCCTCCCCACCGGTTCGAAGGGATCAAAAGATCCGGTCTCCCAGAAGATGAATGCCTTCCTCGAACACTTCAACGATTTCCTAAGAGTTCCCTTTCCTCCTCGTGCCTCCGGAAAAAAGATTGTCCGAAACTATGTCTTCGATGATGGGGAAGAAGAGGTTTTAAGGAGATTGAAAAGAGGTTTGGGAGAAAGAGATCTCAGGGATGAACCCATCGCGATTCAGATCATGATCGCGAAGCCAGAAAGAGAGAGAAGAAAACTGGCGCAGTTGATTACCCATCGCCTGGTCAATCTGGGAGCGGATAGGAAGAGAATCGACGTAAAAGTTCTAAATGCTTACAAGCCAGGGTTGAGCTGGATGAAGGAGGTCGTTCTAAAAGAACTCGAAAAGAGAGGAGCGGATCGAGTCGAAATAGCCTTTAAACCTTTTTTGAAGAGGGGACTGGAAGAATCCCTTCGTTGGCTCCAGGAAGTCTATCCCATCGACGAGATCTTTGCCAAAAAATTGAAAATCCCCAAAGAGAGGGTCGGGTTCAAAAAAGAGAGTAGGATAAAAGAGGCCTATCGGGTGGTGGGATGGCAAGGGGCCCAAAAGGTTCTTGAGGCCCAGTTTTCTCCCAAGTGGCGCACGATCGACTATCTTCCCGCGTTTCCTCGAATGGGGAAGGTTCATCCTTGTACGGGTTGGATCAATGTCAGAGTGGGAGGCGAGGAGGTGGTAAATCGAGAGGTCAGGACTGGAATCGATAGGATCTGGGAGATTTACCAGAAAAAGGTCCTCCCACGGGTCGAAAAGGAAGCGTATCGCATCATCGTAAAAAATCACCTCCCTCCTTCCTCTCCCGTCTTCCATGAGCTTCGGTTTGACATATTTTATCGTTATCCCTCGGAACCCTTAGGGATCGATGAAGAGCGGATTTCTCCCCTTGAAGCCCTCCATGAAGACCTCTATTTTGTCACTTTAGACTTTTTTTCTAACTATTCCCAAAATACATTCCAAACGAATTACGCGCCTGGCCGAATCCTGCCCGTGATTCACCCCAATCCTCCCCATTCAAAGGCCAGGTTGCGATTTACCCTCACCCATCGGCCAGAAGAACGGGAGGATTGGAACCGAAAGGGGAAGATCTCGATCCGCGGACTTTCTTTTTTTAAGAGGGACCTTTGTCTCTACTTATCGGTTGCGGCAGAACGTCTTAGGGACCAAAAGGGACTGATGGAAAAGGTTCGCTCCTTTAGGACCTTACACCATAGCCCCTTCAGAATCGAAAGAATTTCGAAGGGAAAAGGGAGGAGAAAGGATCTCGAGCTCCTTGTAAAGGCTTCGGGCTTATGGTCCCGGAAGCCCCTTGGGCCTTCAACGAAGACCCAACGGATCGACATTCCAATGGAAAGACCCATCGGATATCGGGATGGCCTCGCCCTGATCCAGTCCCTCGAGGGTCTGCCGGGCGTCGAAATTGTGCGGGAAGGAACTTCTTCCGCGGGCCTTCCCATCTATTCTATAGAACATTCGTTTCCTTCTCCGACCCCCTTTATCTCTCATGCGAAACGAGCCCTTTTCAAACCGACCTTTTTTATCAACTGCCGCCACCATGCCAATGAGGTTTCCAGTACTAACGCGGGGTTAAAACTCTCCTATCTCCTTGCAACCCGTCCCCGGTTCCAGAAACTCCTGAAGAAGGCCAATGTGGTCCTCAATCCGATGGAGAATGTGGACGGTGTCGCTCTTTTAGAGGAAATGTTAAATCTGACGCCAAAAGACAAGCTCCATGCCGGACGCTATAACCTCGTTGGCCTGGAATATTATGACCAATACTTTAACCCAGACACCCCTTTCGGAGAGGCCCGAGTGAAGGCCGATATCTGGAAGAGGTGGCTTCCCGACATCTGTGCAGACAACCATGGCTTTCCAAGCCATGAGTGGGAGCAGCCCTTCTCAGGATATGCGCCTTTTCGATTCAGGGAATGGTGGATCCCGAGGGCCTTTTTCTTTTTCTACCTCCCTTTTCTCGAAAAAAGGGAAGGCTCGACCGCAAGGAACCGTTCCGAACGGTTTGGAAAGTGGATCTGGACCTTTCTGGAAAAGGACAAAAAGGTCCTTTGGCGGAATCAGCGCCTTTTCGATCGCTATTGGAAGTATCGGGGGCAATGGATGATTCCCCATGGAAAGGAAAGGAAGCCAGAAACTCTCCCGCTTCAGAGACGATTCCGAGGGATCAATTTTGCTTACCGTTATCCTCACCTGACGACCCTTGATTTTATCACCGAGGTGGCCGATGAAGTCGCCTGGGGGTCATGGTTAAAGGACGCCGTTACGGTGACCCTCAAGACCCATCTGGCTGTCCTTCGCTTATTGAATTCCATTCCAATTCTTGTTAAGAAGGAGTATTTCCGGGAAGGGGCGACGATCCATGTGTTTTGGCGGCGAAGGCGTCCCTTGACGTTTTGA
- a CDS encoding ABC transporter substrate-binding protein, with amino-acid sequence MKRAGWVFFLVAALAFPQVSLAQRPVKGGTLTWGRGGDSVTLDLAQATDGESIKAGIQILENLVMFKKDSMEVEPQLATSWSVSSDGLVWTFKLRKGVKFHDGTPFNAHAVKVSFDRVIDKNHPFHKYGTWRFPALGLGPVKEVKVIDEYTVALRTEKPYAPLVANLALWLCPILSPAALEKYKEDIGRNPVGTGPFKFVKWVKDDQIIVERNEDYWGEKPHLDRIILKSIPEVSARFMALQTGAVDIADDLDPDSIQMAKGNPNLRVIEQPSVNVGYLAMNTKKPILSNKLVRQAISHSIDKQTIIKTIFRGLAIPAKSPFPPSIWGYNYKIVDYDYNVQKAKDLLARAGYPKGFDIELWAMPVSRAYMPEPVKTAELIQGYLAAVGINAKIVRHEWGVYLDKTSKGEHDLCMLGWLGGNADPDNFLYGLLHSDNAKPPAANIAFWQHPEFDRLVKEAQGLFGKEKRSPFYLKAQEIFHEEAPWVPLVHSTVVRIHHKKLQNVPLRPNGLNSFEMVWKEK; translated from the coding sequence ATGAAACGAGCAGGTTGGGTATTCTTCCTCGTGGCGGCCTTGGCATTTCCCCAGGTCTCCCTTGCACAAAGGCCGGTCAAAGGCGGCACCCTGACCTGGGGGAGGGGAGGGGACTCCGTGACGCTCGATCTCGCCCAGGCCACGGATGGGGAATCGATTAAAGCCGGGATCCAGATCCTGGAAAATTTGGTGATGTTTAAGAAGGACAGCATGGAGGTGGAACCCCAGCTGGCGACCTCGTGGAGTGTCTCGAGCGACGGCCTGGTCTGGACCTTTAAATTGCGCAAAGGGGTGAAATTCCATGACGGGACCCCCTTCAATGCCCATGCGGTCAAGGTCTCCTTCGATCGCGTGATCGACAAGAACCATCCCTTTCACAAATACGGGACCTGGAGATTTCCTGCCCTCGGGCTCGGACCCGTGAAAGAGGTAAAAGTAATCGATGAATATACCGTTGCCCTGAGAACGGAAAAACCTTATGCCCCACTGGTGGCCAACTTAGCCCTCTGGCTCTGTCCGATCCTCTCTCCTGCGGCCCTTGAAAAATATAAGGAGGATATCGGGAGAAACCCGGTGGGGACCGGACCGTTTAAATTCGTCAAGTGGGTCAAGGACGACCAGATCATCGTTGAGAGAAACGAGGACTATTGGGGAGAGAAACCGCATCTGGATCGGATCATTCTCAAATCGATCCCGGAAGTGTCCGCGCGGTTCATGGCCCTTCAAACGGGAGCGGTCGATATCGCCGATGACCTCGACCCAGATTCGATCCAGATGGCCAAAGGGAATCCGAATCTAAGGGTGATCGAGCAGCCGAGCGTCAACGTCGGCTATCTGGCCATGAATACGAAAAAGCCGATCCTCAGCAACAAGCTGGTCCGACAGGCCATTAGCCACAGCATTGACAAACAGACCATCATCAAGACGATCTTCAGGGGCCTGGCCATCCCCGCCAAAAGCCCCTTCCCTCCGAGCATCTGGGGTTACAATTACAAAATTGTGGATTATGATTACAATGTCCAGAAGGCCAAGGACCTCCTGGCCCGAGCGGGTTATCCCAAAGGGTTTGATATCGAACTCTGGGCCATGCCCGTGTCCAGGGCTTATATGCCGGAACCCGTCAAAACCGCAGAGCTGATTCAGGGGTATCTGGCTGCCGTGGGCATCAATGCCAAGATCGTTCGGCATGAGTGGGGCGTCTATCTGGACAAGACCTCAAAAGGGGAGCATGACCTCTGCATGTTAGGGTGGCTTGGAGGCAATGCCGATCCGGACAATTTCCTTTATGGCCTGCTTCACTCCGATAACGCCAAGCCCCCTGCGGCCAACATTGCCTTCTGGCAACATCCGGAATTTGATCGGCTCGTCAAGGAGGCCCAGGGCCTTTTCGGAAAAGAGAAGCGATCTCCTTTCTATCTAAAGGCGCAAGAGATCTTCCATGAAGAAGCGCCTTGGGTTCCCCTCGTTCATTCCACCGTCGTCAGGATTCATCACAAGAAGCTCCAAAACGTTCCGCTTCGTCCGAACGGCCTCAATTCTTTTGAAATGGTG